The genomic segment AACAAAAATTATAGGCATTGCAGGGTGTTGTTAGCAAGGGTATGCGGCCCATGGGGAGATTTGAGCCTCTATTTGTAAGTGTTGCATATAAAAAGCAATTTATCTAAGTTTGTTCATCAAATTTCTAAACATGGACATCCAATCTTTATATCAGATTTATAAACAGTATCCAAATATTACGACAGATACACGTAAGATCGAAAAGGATAGTATATTTTTTGCGCTCAAAGGAGCCAATTTCAATGGAAATACCTTTGCAGCACAAGCGTTAGAAATCGGAGCGAAGTATGTTGTCATTGATGAAGAAATTTATAAGGCTGGGGAAGAATATATTTTGGTGAATGATGTGCTGCAAGCCTTACAGGAACTGGCGAAGCACCATCGTCGGCAGTTAGATATTCCGGTCATCGGCGTTACGGGAACAAACGGAAAGACAACAACCAAGGAGTTATTGTATTCCGTTGTTTCTCAAAAATATAAGACGTACGCGACAAAAGGCAATCTCAATAATCATATCGGTGTACCCTTAACGGTATTGGCTATCGATGAGTCGGTTGAAATTGCCATTATAGAAATGGGGGCCAACCATCTGAAAGAGATTGCTTTTTTATGTGATATTGCACAGCCGACACATGGGCTGATCTCCAATGTGGGCAAAGCACATTTAGAAGGCTTTGGATCGTTTGAAGGAGTAAAAAAAACAAAGGGTGAATTGTACGATTGGCTGCAGGATCATGAAGGTATATTGTTCCTACAGGCAGACAATCCTCATCTTAAGGAAATGGCGGCCGCACGCAAAATAAGCAAGACTATCACTTATGGATTCTCTGAAGACAACGATGTGATCGGCAAGCTTCTGAAAGCGACGCCACTGTTACAGATTGCATGGAAGCGAAAAGGCGAGGAGCGAGTTTACGAAGTCGATACACAGTTGACCGGTTCTTATAATACTGAAAACTTTTTGGCAGCGATAGCCGTAGGCCTGCATTTTGCGATTTCTGCCGAAGCGATCAATAAGGGTATTGAAGGCTATGCGCCCACCAACAATCGTTCACAAATCATGAACACGGCTTATAATACAGTCATTTGTGATTATTATAATGCCAATGCGACCAGCATGGCTGCTGCTTTAGATAATATCCGGGT from the Sphingobacterium thalpophilum genome contains:
- a CDS encoding UDP-N-acetylmuramoyl-tripeptide--D-alanyl-D-alanine ligase, with protein sequence MDIQSLYQIYKQYPNITTDTRKIEKDSIFFALKGANFNGNTFAAQALEIGAKYVVIDEEIYKAGEEYILVNDVLQALQELAKHHRRQLDIPVIGVTGTNGKTTTKELLYSVVSQKYKTYATKGNLNNHIGVPLTVLAIDESVEIAIIEMGANHLKEIAFLCDIAQPTHGLISNVGKAHLEGFGSFEGVKKTKGELYDWLQDHEGILFLQADNPHLKEMAAARKISKTITYGFSEDNDVIGKLLKATPLLQIAWKRKGEERVYEVDTQLTGSYNTENFLAAIAVGLHFAISAEAINKGIEGYAPTNNRSQIMNTAYNTVICDYYNANATSMAAALDNIRVIEAQKKAIILGDMFELGAESFAEHRKLVEQVKTVDADRKIFVGKAFFEHCHEGAEFYETTDQARAALETNPVKGATVLLKASRGMAFENLIGVL